Within the Penaeus chinensis breed Huanghai No. 1 chromosome 43, ASM1920278v2, whole genome shotgun sequence genome, the region acacactcacacacacacacacacacacacgcacaaacagatatatatatatatatatacatatatatatatgtatatatatatttttttttctttaacagccattcattccactgcagggcactggcctctcacaattcactattgagaggttatatggcagtgccactcttgcctgattggatgcccttcctaatcaaccgcggttcggcgcgctaacacttgggccacggcggtgacttcccttacgatacctgggtaatatatatatatatatatatatatatatatatatatatatatatatgtacacacatacatatatacatatatacacacacatatagacacacacacacccacacacatacacatacatatatatgtatatctatatctatatctatatatatatatatctattatatatatatatatatatatatatatatatatatatatatatatatatatatatatatatatgcatatacacatttccaTGCCTACAAGAGGACGAGCAGTTTTGATCAACAAacgtgagaaagaaaacaagaagcagGGCCACGGGGCTTCGTCACACGCGTTTCCTGGTCGTCTCCCGGCCATCACTACCGGGGTTTTTCATCGCAGGGGATCCAGGGATATAAGAGGCTGCATCTTCGCCACTTCTGCAGTTGACTTCCCTAGTCTGCACTAGAACATTTCCGCAAGTAAGTGagttgtggtatatatatatatatatatatatatatatatatatacatatacatatacataaacagacacacacacacacacatatatatacatatatatatatatatatatatatatatatatatatatacatatacatatacatatacagacacacacacacacatatatatacatatatatatatatatatatatatatatatataaataaatatatatgtctctctctctttctctctctgtatatatatatatatatatatatatatatatatatgtatatatatatatatatatacacacacacacacacacacacacacatatatatatatatatatatatatatatatatatatatatatatgtgtgtgtgtgtgtgtgtgtgtgtgtgtgtgtgtgtgtgtgtgtgtatgtgtgtgtgtgcatatctatagctgcatctatctatctatctatcaatacttaTACcgccatataaatatatctctctctatatatacatatttatatacatatatacatatatatgtatacataaatacatatgtatacatatatacatatatgaataaatgtatatatgtatacacacacacacacacatatgtgtgtgtgtagatagatagataaatagatatatatatataaacacacatatatacacatgcatatatatatatatatatatatatatatatatatatatatatatatatatatatatgtatgtatgtatgtgtatatgtgtatgtgtgtgtgcatgtacaataTAACATGTTACTCCCTGTGAAGCTGCCCTTCTGGTTCGTGATGAGCCAGCTGCCTGGAGGCcgctcacccccttccttccctacctcctcagGATGAACTTCCGAGTCGTCCTCCTGGTGGCGCTGGCGGCGGCCGTTTGCTCGGCGCAGGAGCAGTCCCCCCTCGGCCCCCTCCTCGAGCTCGTCACCGCTGAGGAACTCGACCTGTTCATGAAAGCCTCGAGCATCAACCTTGATACCTGCATCGGGATTCTGAAGAACGGCGCCAAGTGTAGGATGGGAGCTAAGCTGTTCCTTAGTGAGTCTTGCTCCTTTCAAATAACGTTTGTAATAACGTCTTTGCTTTCAGATTAGTATCGGATGAACgtatctcactcacacacacacacacacacatacacacacacacacacacacacacacacacacacacacacagacacacacacacacacacacacacacacacacacacacacacacacacacacacacacacacacacacacacacacacacacacacacacacacacacacagacagacacacacacacacacacacacacacacacacactatattttcattcctttctcctctcttgtatatatgtattcctttttGGGAGTGATATCTGTTTCACAGTtaacaaaatatttttccttatcaACAACTCTCTACAACCTTTCTTTATATTATGGaatactttttgttttctctgtctctctttcacgtgGATATCTCTTTCCCACTCTAAAAAAATACCTTTCAATTTCCTCTCTTGCAATAGAATATGTCATgctttacatattatattttagatattttccCCCAATTTCCTCTGCTTAATTTTATTTGTCAGTCTTGATTCTAATTCTCTTTCCTCATCTATCAAAACATCTGCTTTTATTTCAGAACTCCTTCTTTATAGAGTTTCCTCTCTTaaataaaactattttctttctcattcaccaAAGCAATTTTCCATCCTAACAGCccgtccttttctctccttgACAGAACTGGCTAACAGTCTCTCTGACTCCGGGTTCCAGTGCAACACGTGCAGCCCAGAGCACCAGTCTCTTATCGACAGAACCTTGGCTAAGGTCAGAGCCAGTCCTGACTGTCCAGCGCTAGCCACGGCCATTGCTCACGCTAATTTATGCTAAGGAACTCTGTGACATGGTGCTGCGACAGAGGTAGttaataaatttatgtattttatgacaTGTGCTTGTTTGGTCTCTCGCTTTCCTTGTGTCTCTGTAAGGGTATTCTTGGATGAAAAGACATTAAAAGAAAAACGTATTTAAGAGTAGTcttgaaagaaaacaagaacgatTTTATCTTAGATTCTCCTCTCGACAGTGAAATAACCGGTTTCCACTGTACTTATTTGCAAATTTGTCTAGACACAAAAGCACCAATTCTCGACCATCACGAAGGTAAACAGACCGCCGTTAAAACTTAATGTTTAATCTCTACGAAGACAAGGTTATCCAAACAGTATCACTCACGGAAGTAGAAGCCAAGGAAAACgaacatttgtttttattttttgtatttgaagGATTAACTACaactgagaggagaggaagaagaaaaaacaaatctaaatGCTCAGGAGAGCGGAAGATCAGACGGTTGGTGGTTAGAATATTTTTCAGATGAATTAGTCCCAACGGTCGTTGGCATACGTATATTGagcttaaacgcacacacacacacacacacacacacacacacacacacacacacacacacacacacacacacgcacacaaacacacacacacatataaacatgtattatatgtaaatatgatacatatatatatattgtaagggtaTATTTGGGAGGGGGCCTCTCATAATTACATAATCAAAGTCATGATGCCGTGAAGCGGGTCGAAAGAATAAGGGCCTGGATAGGTGAGCCCTGTTtaccccatgaaaaaaaaaacaaaaacaaaaaaacatctgaGTTCCCTTATAAACCCTCAAGGAAGCGTGGGCGTCTATGAGGAAGAGTGATGATGCATTGAACATACTCAAAGTTAGCAATTCATACCCAGCTTTCACAAAATAAGGCTTATTACGAAGGTAGACGCAACCTTTTCTCTGGTCCGATGCcatctcactgtaagatccatggacacaaaacacacattcgTTCTTAATATTCAGTTTATTTGTGGGAATCTTACCCCGTACATAGGCGAGGGGAAACAGAGGAATACAAAGTTTCGTTcataataaatatttacaatacaaCTTGTTTTATTTTAAAGAATATAAAACACATTACAGAGGTAGCAAAAAGTAGATTTTAATAATATagaatcacaaataataaaacagaagagataaaacgaacaaaaaaaaaaaaaaaattatgatagtagtattacacaaaataaaactCGTAACCAATCCTGTAAGATCACAGAATAACCAAAATATCAGAGAACATGATGTAAGGTAGAAAGTCAATGctcagtaacaaaaacaaaagagaaaaatgtaccaaaaacattagtaataagaattcgaaaaaaaagaaacacgaaaacaaacaggcaaacaaaactTCGACTGGCTTACCAAATCACAAAATTTTACAATGAACAAGTAAGACAAATTACAGTATAAAAACGGTAAAAACTAAAAGCGGGCTTAGCAAACAacttaaatttaaaaacaaataagagcgacactttggtgaaaaaaaaaaaaaatctaaaaggcCCGATCAtcaaaaaataagatgaaaggtTAAtcacttaaaagaaaagaaaaaaaaaaatatctatttgaAATGGACAGTAATTTTACTAATTATCAGTCTAATGGTCAATATGAATTTGAAAAAGGGCAAAACATAATCTTCATACTTTTCCATGGCCAGAATTGGGGCAGGGTGTAGGATGAGGAAAAGGTAGACTGGGGTAAAATGAACAGGAACGTGGCTTGGGGATGATtaaaaggaatggaagaagaaggtaTGGAAAAGAAAACACTAGATAGGCATGGAGTCGTAGGTGTAGGAGATATAGAATGGGAAAGTTAtcagagagtctctctctctcatatatatatatatatatatatatatatatatatatatatatatatatataaatacatacacacacacacacacacacacacacacacacacacacacacacacacacacacacacatatatatatatatatatatatatatatatatatgagaaagactTTTTTGGACTTTGACaaatttattgagacaaaagcttacatctcaaaaggatcaGGTAACTTAAGTTATCCTCACCCTtatcttaataagtccctgtgtGGGTTCACATTTcaaatacagaagagagagagagagagagagagagagagagagagagagagagagagagagagagagagagagggagggagggagagagagagagagagagagagagttagagagagagagagagagagagagaaagaaagagagagagagagagagagagagagagagagagagagagagagagagagagagagagagaaagaaagagagagagagagagagagagagagagagagagagagagagagagagagagagagagaaagaaagagagagagagagagagagagagagagagagagagagagagagagagagaaagacgcggTTTGAAGAGTGTGAGGTCTacgaccccccctctccccatgctGAACCATAGCCTTGCCTTCTccgccttatcctcctccttatctttacCTCTCTTCGACTCTCTTGCACCTcctttttgctttagtctccccttttcctttactctttctcccaccttttcCAATCccaaatcttttctctctctcctctactcttcttcctgcactctatctatttcattcactatttttcttcttctacctattttctctcgttttctctcactcccactctttcATCGTTCACGTCTTTCGTTCACATTCATCTTTcctcaatttttatttttccctttctaatTTTACGTTCATTTTTGCATACTAATCTCctcgttctttatttttcttattccttcgttatgctattattcctttctttctctccgcattcttttttttttttgttcattcatttcGTTTAAGAATTCGTCATTCCTTTTACTTCATGATCTACgttcttttctatccctctctctcctctactataTATCATTCCTTCGGTAatctcttatttcttatatttccatCTCTTAGCTtgctttcatttctctccttttcgttctttttcttaagCTTACGTATTCATACCAACCCCCTATCCACCACCCTAATACCCTACCCACCCGCTGGACACCCCCGAGTCATGGTCCCGAACCCTGACTCGAACCTGAGCAACCCAACGGGCGGCGCTCAAACAATCCGCGGATGATTCCCGCCCACACAAACAACACGGTCCACACTCTATTGCTGCCAAGTCATAGTGTACACGAGAAAATGTTAATGAAACTATGGTATCTATTGTGGTTCCGagcttttttttcctctgtgaATTCGAGCAGTTCGAACTCCTGAGGGGCGAATAAGCCAGGTGACAGGTCTTATTTTGCGAGATTTTATCAGCCTTTATTCAGTGTATAAAGTCTTTcttaatatattaatttctttaagATAATGGCTTTTACGGCATAATAACGAACCCCTCCACGTATCTTAAAATATACTATTCATTGTTATGTAAGACttccattatttttaaaaatgaactaTAAATGGATTTTAGTTTGTGCTGGTTTTGTTTTACAAACTAAAGCTACTGTTCTACGAGTTCGATTAACTGTGTCCTTACTGTACTGTTACGCTAGtgtttcttgattttcttgattgttgttatttattgttaattgATACCCTTATACTATAATTTATTCTTAAATAATTGTACCTTCTTTTTGTTGAAATAACTGTTACCACAATGACGCCTGTGTAAAATAAACCTGTACGGGAGGTGtctccggatatatatatatatatatatatatatatatatatatatatatatatacacatatatatgtatatctatatacacatatgcataaatatgcatatatatgtatatatgaatatgtgtatatgtatgtatatatgaataggtgtatatatatgtataaatttgtatatatttgtgtgtatgtgtgtgtgtgtttacacacacacacacacacacatatatatatatagagagagagggaaagggagagggagagggagagggagagagagagagagagagagagagagaagagagagagagagagaaagagaggggggggatggaagagagagcgagagagagagacagcgaaggaAGGTATTTTGTACCATGATAGTGTTTATCTTCTTTTAAATTTGATTTTGTAATTTGTTATGGTCTTTGTATATAatctgtgatggtgatgatggtgatgattgatggtggtgatgatgatagtggcccACCCTAATTCCCTACCGTGGCACCCCATAATTACCTATCGTGGCCCGCCCTAAATCTTTGCAGTTGGCATCCTCATTAATATGCCTCCCCCTTCTAAATCCCAACCGGGCCTCACTCCCCTAAAATCCTTAAATCCTCAAATCCCGGCTACGGCTCCCTATATCCTTGTCATGGCCTCTCCGAATCCTCCCTGTGGCCCCTCCCTCATAAAACCTTGTCTCCCTAAATCCCTAAACTGGTCAGTCAGATCCCGAAACTTGGTCTCCCTAAATCCTTGCCGTGGCCTCCCTAAATCCCTCAACTGGCCCTTTAAATCCTGCAGCTGGCCACCCAAAATCCTTGCCGTGGCCTCCCTAAATCCCTCAACTGGCCCTTTAAATCCCGCAGCTGGCCACCCAAAATCCTTGCCGTGGCCTCCCTAAATCCCTCAACTGGCCCTTTAAATCCCGCAGCTGGCCACCCAAAATCCTTGCCGTGGCCTCCCTAAATCCCTCAACTGGCCCTTTAAATCCCGCAGCTGGCCACCCAAAATCCTTGCCGTGGCCTCCCTAAATCCCTCAACTGGCCCTTTAAATCCCGCAGCTGGCCACCCAAAATCCTTGCCGTGGCCTCCCTAAATCCCTCAACTGGCCCTTTAAATCCCGCAGCTGCCCACCCAAAATCCTTGCCGTGGCCTCCCTAAATCCCTCAACTGGCCCTTTAAATCCCGCAGCTGGCCGCCCAAAATCCTTTTCGTGGCCTCCCTAAATCCCTGAACTGGCCCTTTAAATCCCGCAGCTGGCCGCCCAAAATCCTTGCCGTGGCCTCCCTAAATCCCTCAACTGGCCCTTTAAATCCCGCAGCTGGCCACCCAAAATCCTTGCCGTGGCCTCCCTAAATCCCTCAAATGGCCCTTTAAATCCCGCAGCTCGCCGCCCAAAATCCTTGCCGTGGCCTCCCTAAATCCCTCAACTGGCCCTTTAAATCCCGCAGCTGGCCGCCCAAAATCCTTGCCGTGGCCTCCCTAAATCCCTCAACTGGCCCTTTAAATCCCGCAGCTGGCTACCTAAATCCTTGCCGTGGCCTCCCTAAATCCCTGAACTGGCCCTTTAAATCCCGCAGCTGGACGGCCAAAATCCTTGCCGTGGCCTCCCTAAATCCCTGAACTGGCCCTTTAAATCCCGCAGCTGGCTACCTAAATCCTTGCCGTGGCCTCCCTAAATCCCTGAACTGGCCCTTTAAATCCCGCAGCTGGACGGCCAAAATCCTTTTCGTGGCCTCCCTAAATCCCTGAACTGGCCCTTTAAATCCCGCAGCTGGCTACCTAAATCCTTGCCGTGGCCTCCCTAAATCCCTCAACTGGCCCTTTAAATCCCGCAGCTGGACGGCCAAAATCCTTGCCGTGGCCTCCCTAAATCCCTCAACTGGCCCTTTAAATCCCGCAGCTGGCCACCCAAAATCCTTGCCGTGGCCTCCCTAAATCCCTGAACTGGCCCTTTAAATCCCGCAGCTGGCCGCCCAAAATCCTTGCCGTGGCCTCCCTAAAGCAACTTGAATGAGGATCTGGCTCCCTGCCATGCAATATGCCTTCATGGATACCTGAGCAACCTtcaactattattactaaaacTGCAACAGACTAGTTATTTCTAAGCATATGACACGTTTATTGCGAAGGTTACAGAGCGTATCTATGGATAAATAAACGTACGTATACGCACACtcgatacacataaacacacacatgcatacacacacacacacacgcacatgcacacacacacacacacacacacacacacacacacacacacacacatgcacacacacacacacacacacacacacatacatgcatacacatacacacttacatacacacacatgcatacacatatacacttacacacacacatacacatacatacggaaaCACGTAACACCcaaatttacatacatgcacgcacaaaaaCAAACGGGAGCATTATTATAAACAAAGACCCAAACTCACATACGCAATATGATTCCCATGCACGACAGGGTCTCAAGGATAAACGAGCTTGTGAGCCTTACAGTACTCAGTCCGAGAAGACCTAGCAACGGCATAGCAGCGAAGTTCTTGCTGTAGAATTGCCCTTTCCAACTAAGGTAAAGGTGAGTGAATACAGTCAGTAGTAACGTGTTATGGTCTTATTACGCTTCCTGTGAACTATACGCTAATATGATCTCTGCTGCGAAGTCTCGAAGATTTTACTGATGAACCGTTCGTatttgaagaagaaaatatggaaagaatCTGTGATATATGTGCTATATTGGCAATTCGTtctagttattattttatttgactAATTTACGTGTTAGTGATTTGTTATTGTGCTCTGTTGATGAGCTAAAATGTCGGAAAGTCATTGCGCGGAGCAATAGTGAGATGACTGTGATTCACTTCCTGGTCGCAGCCTAGATACCGCAGCCTCTCTGCTTCGAGATGAACACCCACCTGCTAATTTCCCTCGTGGCACTGCTGGCACATGGGGCTTGCTGCCAGCGCACCTTGGAATCCAACATCGATGCGCTACTTAGCATCGTCTCCGAGGAGCAGATCGCAGACATCTTAACAGGAGAGAGGTTGGACCTAGAAAATTGCTTCAGGGTCACGAAGGATGTGAAGAGCTGCACTGCTGCCACGAGGACCTTCATAGGTGGGTACGAGTGGAACCTGAGAAGGTAGCCTAATCTTGCGCGAATAATTTCTTGCTGGAATAAAAGGGTGCTTAGATTAAGAATGACTATACGTGTTCAACATGCTGCATCTgaggaattattatttttatttttctctcttcgcgATGCGATATGATGGCaccaacatacccccccccccacacacacacacaaacatgaactgTCTTAAAAATCAATATTACAATCGTAGATAAGAGTATCGTTATCGTAGGTGCAtattaaatacatttcttttatttcccttccctgTAACGCTGTGACGTGGTAACATGGCAGCGTTGGCCCAACAGCTGTCGGACACGGGGTACAAGTGCGACGCCTGCGAGCCCACCCAGCAGGCCGTCATCGACAACTTCCTCAGCACCGTCCGCGGAACACCCAACTGCCAGTACTTGGTGTCGGTTCTGCCCATTCCAGATTTCTGCTAGTCTGGGATCGGCTGGATTTCCCCTCTACTACTGTTGCTTTGTTACTAACGCTTCGCTTATAATCAATACTTCATGTTTTGATGGTTCATTATAATGCTTCGAGGCGTCGTTTCGTACTTCCACGACGTCACGTTGTTTCGAAACATTTTTACCTGTGTTTTAGGCTTCAATGCAGTGCTTCGAAGCTTTATTTCGATGTTTTAGTCATGCGTCATGATTCTCGCCTCGACTTCACATTACGCAACAGTTGTCCTAAAATTCTTAATGACATACGAGTTATACGtaaaggatggtgataataccCCAAGCAAAACTCATGTTAGGACTTCAATACTCCTTTTgagtttcatctctctcttccttaaaagacgaggagaggagaaatatataataacactTCCTCGTAAACTAGTTTTTGTAGTCATTTATTCacccggtatttttttttttctctcgtagtctgatgatgagagagatgtcGCTCGGGAAAATTATCTTTGCAGCCGGGCTTGAGTGCCACTTGGCCAAGGATGCTTTTCTTGAGTAAGCGTGATTGGCTCgttcattcatctttctctctatgtttgtctatatgtctgcctgtctatctgtttgtctgtctgtctctgtctctccacactctctctccctccttccctccctcccctccctctctctctttttatctatctatccctcccccctctttctctccctttctccttctctctctatttacacacacacacacacacacacacacacacatatatatattatatatgtgtgtgtgtgtgtgtgtgtgtgtgtgtgtgtgtgtgtgtctgtgtgtgtgtttgtgtgtgtgtgtgtatgtatatacatatatacatatatgtgaatgtatgtatgtatgtatgtatgatctctctctctctctctcttacacacacacacacacacatatatatatactaatatgtatatatacatatatgtatatttatatttatataatatatataggcatatgtatatatgtttatatatacattatatatatgatatgtatatgtatatgcatatgtatatatatatgtttatatagacatacatatatatatatacatatatttatatctgtatattcatctatgcatttatatatatgtatatgtattcatatacatatatatatgtatatatatgtatgtatatatgtatatatacatatatatatatatatatatatatatatttatgtgtgtgtgtgtgtgtgtgtgtgtgtgtgtgtcctgtgtgtatctatgtacttaCATGTCTGTCAGCTTAAAATAAGCAATAAAATAATCTTCCAATAAAAATGATCaatcatatatctttttcttctcgccTATCGCTCCGCATACTCCGTCGCAAGCACTACAAGCAGCGAGTCTTCTTGCGCCCTTCCGTCATGCACGCGAGGCAAAGCAAAGGCTCatgtcacacatatgtataaagggGAACACTGAATTAAATGTATTTAGACACAGATTGAAATGATGTGTAATTTGTGAAACCAAAGAAGGCAAGAATAAtctaggggaatggggaggggactaggggaaggggaggggactagggaaagggggaggggactaggggaaggaggaagttgtggggggggggactagggggatggggaggagcctagggaaaggggtggggcctaggggagggggaggggcctaggggaggaggaggggcctaGGGAAAGAGGAAGGCTGTAAACTGTGGGAGAGAAGactaggggaggataggggactaaagacagggggtggggggtgagggatgggtagggagggaaaaaTCGTATATAAGAAAAGGTAAAATGGGTAAAGGGTATGAATGAATGGGCAAAGCAAGGCAGAACAAAAGCAGAATTATAGAGGAAGCCAACGAAGGCAATAGATACTTGTAACAGACCGGCGGGCTGAGGAACAGTCAAGGTTAACCAGTTCGCAGGTACAAAGTCCCTCGGGGATTgaataaaacacgaacaaaacTGTTATCCGAAAACGTCCGGTTaacatattcttctctctctctctctctctctctctctctctctctctctctctctccttctctctctctctctctctctctcttactctctcttcctcttactttctctatctctctctctctctctctctctctctctctctctccctctgtctccgtctctgtctgtctctctctctctctctctctctctctctctctctctctctctctctctctgtctgtcttgctttctctctctctctctctctctctctctctctctctctctctctctctctctccctccctctgtctccgtctctgtctctctctctctctctctctctctttctctctctctctctgtctgtcttgctttctctctctctctctctctctctctctctctctctctctctctctctctctctctctctgatcctcccccttctcacgctcttaaataatttattttttgtccCTCTTCATAAGATCTCCCTACGCATACTTATCTGTCTTTCCTAATCTTTTAAGAAACTCTAAGCTCACCGTGGGTTACTCTTCACAGAAATCCTTCAcagaaatccttttttttttgctttgcacTTCCTTGAGTCTATCTCTTAAGAAACTCCTCATAGGGATTCTTAATAACTAATGATTCATCGGGCAGACgataattactctctctctctctttttatcttactctctctctctctgtttctctctccccctctctccgtctctgtctgtctgccggtctgtctccgtctgcctgtctgtctgactgtctctctctctctctctctctctctctctctctctctctctctctctctctctctctctctctctctctctctctctcttttctctctcacacacacacgcacacacacacacacacacacacttcctctctctctctctatctatccctctgtctccgtctgtctgtctgactgtctctctctctctctctctctctctctctctctctctctctctctttcacacacacacacacacacacttcctctctctctctctctatccctctgtctccgtctgtctgtctgtctgtctggctctctctctctctctctctttatctctctctctctctctctctctctctctctctctctctcacacacacaca harbors:
- the LOC125048318 gene encoding uncharacterized protein LOC125048318, translated to MNTHLLISLVALLAHGACCQRTLESNIDALLSIVSEEQIADILTGERLDLENCFRVTKDVKSCTAATRTFIALAQQLSDTGYKCDACEPTQQAVIDNFLSTVRGTPNCQYLVSVLPIPDFC
- the LOC125048306 gene encoding uncharacterized protein LOC125048306, which produces MNFRVVLLVALAAAVCSAQEQSPLGPLLELVTAEELDLFMKASSINLDTCIGILKNGAKCRMGAKLFLKLANSLSDSGFQCNTCSPEHQSLIDRTLAKVRASPDCPALATAIAHANLC